The proteins below are encoded in one region of Paraburkholderia aromaticivorans:
- a CDS encoding type II toxin-antitoxin system Phd/YefM family antitoxin, with protein MNVLTYSEARAGFKQAMDDVCRDHTPMLITRQTGENVVMVSLEDFNAMQETLYLLSSSKNAQRLARSIAQLNAGSATARELLTDEQTQKPQRGGRKG; from the coding sequence ATGAACGTCCTTACTTACAGCGAGGCGCGTGCCGGCTTTAAGCAAGCGATGGACGACGTCTGCCGCGATCACACCCCCATGCTGATCACGAGGCAGACCGGCGAAAACGTGGTCATGGTTTCGCTCGAGGATTTCAATGCGATGCAGGAGACCTTGTATCTATTGAGTTCGTCGAAGAACGCCCAGCGGCTCGCCAGGTCTATCGCCCAGTTGAACGCCGGCAGTGCGACTGCGCGCGAACTGCTGACCGATGAACAGACACAAAAGCCGCAACGAGGAGGCCGCAAAGGCTGA
- a CDS encoding ABC transporter ATP-binding protein translates to MSELRIRGLQKSFDGTPVLHGIDLSVERGTLLALLGPSGSGKTTLLRLLCGFERADGGTVDIDGRRVAGDDLHVPSEQRRIGYVPQEGALFPHLSVADNIVFGLPRAQRRARHRVAELLELVGLPANFGDRAPQQLSGGQQQRVALARALAPSPTLVMLDEPFSSLDAALRLETRQAVASALAATGATAVLVTHDQSEALSLGHEVAVLWNGRLIQTATPETLYRRPVTRELASFVGEAVLLPGIATQDRVRCELGELPLSGPMGQGAVDVMVRPEQIRLLRAEETMPNGAAAYDAVVTEVIFQGQDAGVALQLRSDTRTMVRARVPGYLCPRPGEHVRLAVDGEVTAYARV, encoded by the coding sequence ATGAGCGAACTTCGTATCCGCGGGCTGCAAAAATCCTTCGACGGCACGCCGGTGCTGCACGGCATCGATCTCTCCGTCGAGCGCGGCACGCTGCTGGCGCTGCTGGGTCCATCGGGCAGCGGCAAGACCACCTTGCTGCGCTTACTGTGCGGTTTCGAACGCGCGGACGGCGGCACTGTGGACATCGACGGCCGGCGCGTGGCCGGCGACGATCTGCATGTTCCGTCCGAACAGCGCCGCATCGGCTACGTGCCGCAGGAAGGCGCGCTGTTTCCGCATCTGTCGGTGGCGGACAACATCGTGTTCGGCTTGCCGCGTGCGCAGCGGCGAGCGCGGCACCGTGTGGCCGAGTTGCTGGAACTGGTCGGCTTGCCGGCGAACTTCGGCGACCGCGCCCCGCAGCAGTTGTCCGGCGGCCAGCAGCAACGCGTCGCGCTGGCGCGCGCGCTCGCGCCGTCGCCCACGCTGGTGATGCTCGACGAACCCTTCTCGTCGCTCGACGCCGCATTGCGGCTCGAAACCCGCCAGGCCGTGGCCAGCGCGCTAGCCGCCACGGGTGCGACGGCCGTGCTGGTCACGCACGATCAATCCGAGGCGTTGTCGCTCGGGCATGAAGTGGCGGTGTTGTGGAACGGCCGGCTGATCCAGACGGCGACGCCAGAGACGCTCTACCGCCGGCCCGTGACGCGCGAACTGGCATCGTTCGTCGGCGAGGCGGTGTTGTTGCCGGGCATAGCCACGCAGGATCGCGTGCGCTGCGAACTGGGCGAGTTGCCGTTATCCGGGCCGATGGGCCAGGGCGCTGTCGATGTGATGGTGCGGCCCGAGCAGATCCGCCTGTTGCGCGCCGAAGAAACGATGCCCAACGGCGCGGCGGCGTATGACGCGGTCGTCACGGAAGTGATCTTTCAGGGGCAGGACGCGGGCGTCGCGCTGCAATTGCGTTCCGACACGCGGACGATGGTGCGCGCGCGGGTGCCGGGTTATCTTTGCCCACGGCCGGGCGAGCACGTGCGGCTCGCGGTGGATGGCGAGGTGACGGCTTACGCTCGTGTTTGA
- a CDS encoding Txe/YoeB family addiction module toxin, giving the protein MNRHKSRNEEAAKADSIFMFTDDAWDDYLYWQETDRKVLRKINTLLEECRRDPYRGTGKPEALLGSLSGLWSRRITLADRLVYLPRDGKIYVIACRFH; this is encoded by the coding sequence ATGAACAGACACAAAAGCCGCAACGAGGAGGCCGCAAAGGCTGACAGCATTTTTATGTTCACCGACGACGCGTGGGACGATTACCTTTACTGGCAAGAGACGGACCGAAAGGTCTTGCGCAAGATCAATACGCTGCTAGAGGAGTGCCGGCGCGATCCTTATCGTGGTACGGGGAAACCAGAGGCCCTGCTTGGTAGCTTGAGCGGATTGTGGTCGCGCCGTATTACGCTCGCCGACCGCCTCGTTTACCTGCCGCGAGACGGAAAGATCTACGTGATCGCCTGTCGCTTCCACTAA
- a CDS encoding DMT family transporter: MSLTQRQHGAITLASVGLLMGTLGIFVEEARLGALTLVFFRCLFGFLSLAAYCAWKGFFTRAHFTRRTVTLALITGVLMVTQWVGFFDAIHRTSIAVATVVFHVQPFWVVLIGAALFNERLGMDRLGWIAAAFVGLVLASGVVATENLQGHTSYLIGVGEALAGSVLYASVTLIAKGLGNLRPHLLTLAQCAVGVVCLPLIAPLTAVHIGPMQWFWLVGMGVLHTGLSYVLIYGALPKLSTPIIAVLLFVYPLTAIVVDAVVYGRALSMPQLAGMVLIVVASLGVNLGWPLLSVLWPGGRARRQVE; encoded by the coding sequence ATGTCCCTCACCCAACGTCAACACGGCGCCATCACGCTGGCCAGCGTTGGGCTTCTGATGGGCACGCTCGGGATCTTCGTCGAGGAAGCGCGGCTCGGCGCGCTGACGCTCGTATTCTTTCGCTGCCTGTTCGGCTTTCTCTCGCTCGCCGCGTATTGCGCATGGAAAGGCTTCTTCACGCGCGCGCATTTCACGCGACGCACCGTCACGTTGGCGCTGATCACGGGCGTGCTGATGGTCACGCAGTGGGTCGGTTTCTTCGATGCGATTCATCGCACCAGCATCGCGGTTGCAACCGTGGTGTTTCATGTGCAGCCGTTCTGGGTCGTCCTGATCGGCGCGGCGTTGTTCAACGAGCGGCTCGGCATGGACCGGCTCGGCTGGATTGCGGCCGCTTTCGTCGGACTCGTGCTGGCATCGGGCGTCGTGGCCACGGAGAATCTGCAGGGTCATACGAGCTATCTGATCGGCGTCGGCGAAGCGCTGGCGGGCTCGGTGCTGTATGCCAGCGTCACGTTGATCGCCAAAGGGCTCGGCAATTTGCGGCCGCATCTGCTGACGCTCGCGCAGTGCGCGGTCGGCGTCGTGTGCCTGCCGTTGATCGCGCCGCTTACTGCCGTGCATATCGGCCCGATGCAGTGGTTCTGGCTGGTCGGCATGGGCGTGCTGCACACGGGGCTTTCGTATGTGCTGATTTACGGCGCGTTGCCCAAACTGAGCACGCCGATCATCGCCGTGTTGCTGTTCGTGTATCCGCTGACGGCGATCGTGGTCGATGCTGTCGTGTATGGACGGGCGCTGTCGATGCCGCAACTGGCGGGCATGGTGTTGATCGTGGTCGCGAGTCTGGGGGTGAATCTCGGGTGGCCGCTGCTTTCGGTGCTGTGGCCAGGCGGGCGGGCGCGGCGGCAGGTGGAATGA
- a CDS encoding MFS transporter: MNSLTDRTPVARRRTPLNRSQIAGFWGAWAGWTLDGMDSFIYALVLTPALTELLPRSGYAATPANVGLAGSILFALFLVGWGLSFIWGPLADRYGRTKVLAGTIFTFAIFTGLAATSHNVWELGIYRFIAGVGIGGEWALAGTYVAEAWPEDRRKMGAGYLQTGYYAGFFLAAALNYTVGVHYGWRAMFLTGAVPVVVAILILLRVKESEKWEKAEARTVRTKPLREIMGPAYRRRTWVACILLTIAIIGLWAGAVYEPSAVIQLATKAGMARNDAIRTASLATGLLSIATILGCLALPPLAERIGRKKTLAIYFLGMALAIVGSFGWAFYLPNGLAPFIAWLFVLGFFGGNFALFSLWLPEQFETRVRATAFAFCTSFGRFVGAGVNFLLGAAVLHMHTLGVPVAWTAVAFIVGLFVIPFAPETKGEVLPQ; encoded by the coding sequence CCGCACGCCGGTCGCGCGGCGCCGCACGCCGCTCAATCGTTCGCAGATCGCAGGTTTTTGGGGAGCGTGGGCAGGCTGGACGCTCGACGGGATGGACTCGTTCATCTACGCGCTCGTGTTGACGCCGGCCTTGACCGAACTGCTGCCGCGCTCGGGGTATGCGGCGACGCCGGCGAACGTCGGCCTGGCCGGTTCGATCCTGTTCGCGCTGTTCCTGGTCGGGTGGGGGCTGTCGTTCATCTGGGGGCCGCTTGCGGACCGCTACGGCCGCACCAAGGTGTTGGCCGGCACCATTTTCACGTTCGCCATTTTCACGGGACTCGCGGCGACTTCGCACAACGTGTGGGAACTCGGCATCTATCGCTTTATTGCGGGCGTCGGCATTGGCGGCGAGTGGGCGCTGGCCGGGACCTATGTGGCCGAGGCATGGCCGGAGGATCGTCGCAAGATGGGCGCCGGTTATCTGCAAACGGGCTACTACGCCGGGTTCTTCCTCGCGGCGGCGCTGAACTATACGGTCGGCGTGCATTACGGCTGGCGCGCGATGTTCCTGACCGGCGCGGTGCCGGTGGTGGTCGCGATTCTGATCCTGCTGCGCGTGAAGGAGTCGGAGAAGTGGGAGAAGGCCGAGGCGCGCACCGTGCGCACCAAGCCGCTGCGCGAGATCATGGGGCCGGCTTATCGACGCCGCACCTGGGTCGCGTGCATTCTGCTGACAATCGCCATCATCGGGCTGTGGGCGGGTGCGGTGTACGAGCCGTCGGCCGTGATTCAGCTGGCGACCAAGGCCGGCATGGCCAGGAACGACGCGATCAGAACGGCGTCGCTGGCCACGGGGTTGTTGTCGATCGCGACGATCCTCGGTTGTCTCGCGTTGCCGCCGCTCGCTGAGCGCATCGGCCGCAAGAAGACGCTGGCGATTTACTTCCTCGGCATGGCGCTGGCAATCGTGGGCAGTTTCGGCTGGGCGTTTTACCTGCCGAATGGGCTCGCGCCGTTTATTGCGTGGCTCTTCGTGCTGGGGTTCTTCGGCGGCAATTTCGCGCTGTTCAGCTTGTGGCTGCCGGAGCAGTTCGAAACCCGCGTGCGGGCGACGGCGTTCGCGTTCTGCACGTCGTTCGGGCGGTTCGTCGGCGCGGGCGTCAACTTTTTGCTCGGCGCGGCGGTGCTGCATATGCATACGCTCGGTGTGCCGGTGGCGTGGACGGCAGTCGCGTTTATCGTCGGCCTGTTCGTGATTCCGTTTGCGCCGGAGACGAAGGGCGAGGTTTTGCCGCAGTGA
- a CDS encoding LysR substrate-binding domain-containing protein has translation MHPEFDVDLLRTFVAVVETGSFTKASTTVHRSQAAVSMQIKRLETMLGTTLFARNTRNLSLTRPGNTLLEYARRVLALHEEAWSAIVRPEVTGRVVLGAPDDYVSSLLSPVLRRFSNLYPHVEIEIVCAQSTSLAPMLADNKIDLAFVTRDRKLRGEFVRSEPMVWVGASVDTPVLAVSPLPVGLYEPGCVARQHTLAALDGARIRYRAAFSSASLMGLVATVDAGLSVIALTRCSVPPRLTILGEAQGLPKIAPLEIVVARSAKSDRPTCDYLAAQMMQDLSQRPQAQTRA, from the coding sequence ATGCACCCCGAATTCGACGTCGATCTGCTGCGCACCTTCGTCGCGGTGGTGGAAACGGGCAGCTTCACGAAGGCGTCGACGACCGTGCATCGCTCGCAGGCGGCGGTCAGCATGCAGATCAAGCGGCTCGAAACCATGCTCGGCACCACACTGTTCGCCCGCAACACGCGCAATCTGTCGCTCACGCGGCCGGGCAATACGCTGCTCGAGTATGCGCGGCGCGTGCTGGCGCTACATGAGGAGGCGTGGTCGGCGATCGTGCGGCCGGAGGTGACCGGGCGCGTGGTGCTCGGCGCGCCGGACGACTACGTGTCGTCGCTGCTGTCGCCCGTGTTGCGGCGCTTCTCGAATCTGTATCCGCACGTGGAGATCGAAATCGTCTGCGCGCAGAGCACGTCGCTCGCGCCGATGCTCGCCGACAACAAGATCGATCTCGCCTTCGTCACGCGCGACCGCAAGTTGCGCGGCGAATTCGTGCGCAGTGAGCCGATGGTGTGGGTGGGCGCGTCGGTGGATACGCCGGTGCTGGCGGTGTCGCCGCTGCCGGTGGGACTCTATGAGCCCGGTTGCGTGGCTCGCCAGCATACGCTGGCCGCGCTCGACGGCGCACGGATTCGTTATCGCGCCGCGTTCAGCAGCGCGAGCCTGATGGGACTGGTGGCGACCGTGGATGCGGGGTTGTCGGTGATCGCGCTCACGCGTTGCAGCGTGCCGCCGCGACTCACGATTCTCGGTGAAGCGCAAGGATTGCCGAAGATCGCGCCGCTGGAAATCGTGGTGGCGCGCAGCGCCAAATCGGATCGACCGACCTGCGATTATCTGGCCGCGCAAATGATGCAGGATCTGTCGCAGCGGCCTCAGGCTCAAACACGAGCGTAA